The Peribacillus sp. FSL P2-0133 genome has a segment encoding these proteins:
- a CDS encoding adenine deaminase C-terminal domain-containing protein produces the protein MRMDMLVRDINVFNSYFKRFIKGNAAIKDGKFYYIGDRELDAFDVDRIVDGQGKYMVPGLIDIHLHIESTMVTPATFSYGLIKNGVTTIVPEPHEMANVFGISGVKEMIKASKDCVADMFYAIPSSVPATSMETTGGSIEIDDIDELMQTEDIKCLGEIMNYYEVITDPDCKTNKILSHIRSRYPDLIIEGHVPKLLDLDLQKIVYAGVNSDHTHQTVEGMDARIAAGMFIEIQEKSMTEEVIDYLKENQVDEHFCFITDDVMTDSFQNRGHLNVLLKKAIQMGMTPEKAIYACTYTPAQRMRMYDRGAIAPGKTADFLLLSDLETFEIEQVYKKGELVYESSRPYVQEVKERQFPGHFYQSVKLAELTENDFTITIPDMLERSKCRIINVQNGSTFTSETHDRLDGKNGQLCWEESPYGLIATFERYGKNGNRAHGLITGDVLKRGAVATTYSHDNHNLLVIGHNKQDMMIAANEVIRKQGGVCCVEDGKVLSMIPLPVGGILSEEPMDIVSRQVQHLTDALKSLGYEHYNVIMSLSTLSLPVSPALKITDHGLINVNEGKTVPLIMSEA, from the coding sequence ATGCGAATGGATATGCTTGTAAGAGATATCAACGTGTTTAACAGCTATTTTAAAAGATTTATTAAAGGGAATGCAGCCATCAAGGATGGAAAGTTCTATTATATTGGAGACCGGGAATTGGATGCCTTCGATGTGGATCGAATCGTCGATGGGCAAGGGAAGTATATGGTTCCAGGCCTGATCGATATCCATCTCCACATTGAAAGTACGATGGTGACGCCTGCGACTTTTTCCTACGGGTTAATCAAGAATGGCGTGACGACGATCGTGCCGGAACCGCATGAAATGGCCAATGTTTTCGGAATTTCCGGTGTGAAGGAAATGATCAAAGCGAGTAAAGATTGCGTAGCGGATATGTTTTATGCCATCCCGAGTTCCGTTCCTGCCACATCGATGGAAACAACAGGCGGTTCTATCGAAATAGATGATATAGATGAATTGATGCAAACGGAGGACATTAAATGTCTCGGCGAGATCATGAATTACTATGAGGTCATAACCGACCCCGATTGCAAAACGAATAAGATTTTGTCCCATATCCGTTCCCGGTATCCAGATCTGATCATAGAGGGGCACGTTCCAAAGCTGCTCGACTTGGACTTGCAGAAGATTGTTTATGCCGGAGTGAATTCAGATCATACACACCAGACCGTGGAAGGGATGGATGCGAGGATCGCTGCCGGAATGTTCATTGAAATTCAAGAAAAATCAATGACTGAAGAAGTGATAGATTACTTGAAGGAAAATCAGGTGGATGAGCATTTCTGCTTTATCACCGATGATGTCATGACGGACTCTTTCCAAAACAGAGGACATCTGAATGTCCTTTTAAAGAAAGCCATTCAAATGGGGATGACTCCGGAAAAAGCCATTTATGCATGCACCTATACACCTGCACAACGGATGAGGATGTATGATCGGGGCGCCATTGCACCTGGAAAAACGGCAGATTTCCTGCTGCTATCGGACTTGGAAACATTTGAAATCGAACAAGTATACAAAAAAGGTGAGCTTGTTTATGAATCTTCACGGCCATATGTGCAAGAAGTGAAAGAAAGACAATTTCCTGGGCATTTCTATCAAAGTGTGAAGCTTGCCGAACTTACGGAAAACGATTTTACCATCACAATCCCGGATATGCTTGAACGCAGCAAGTGCCGGATCATAAACGTGCAGAATGGTTCTACTTTCACATCTGAAACCCATGATCGCCTAGATGGGAAGAATGGTCAATTATGCTGGGAAGAAAGCCCTTATGGCTTAATCGCCACATTCGAACGATATGGGAAAAACGGTAATCGGGCCCACGGGTTGATCACCGGCGATGTCTTGAAGCGTGGAGCGGTAGCCACAACCTATTCGCATGATAACCATAATCTTTTGGTGATTGGCCATAATAAGCAGGATATGATGATTGCCGCTAACGAAGTCATAAGGAAGCAAGGCGGAGTCTGCTGTGTTGAAGACGGCAAGGTCCTATCCATGATTCCTCTTCCGGTAGGGGGAATCCTTTCCGAAGAGCCAATGGACATCGTATCAAGGCAGGTTCAGCACCTGACAGATGCACTTAAATCGTTAGGCTACGAACATTATAATGTCATCATGTCATTAAGCACCTTATCACTTCCTGTCAGCCCGGCCCTGAAAATAACCGACCATGGATTGATCAACGTGAATGAAGGGAAAACAGTCCCTCTCATAATGAGTGAAGCTTAA
- a CDS encoding endonuclease MutS2, with protein sequence MNTMTYEKLQYIQLKEMVKNHCVSGLGKALLDQLKPSSTLKVVKNRLNETTEARNLLNAESHIPLKGISHIGLHIDKLEKGMILEPSELVAIADFLRGCRNIKKFMTDKEFFAPTLNSYARSMTEFRSIEEEIQFTIKGNAVVSEASRDLKRIRNQIIKTESKIEERLNKFLKSGANKEFIQEFFISKKDDRYTIPIKASYKNQVAGTIVEVSAKGATVFIEPASVTKLNVELASLKAEESMEEYQLLATLSGTVFEQLKPIKINIELISQYDMIFAKAKFSKSMDAIEPKINDHGYIQLKGCKHPLLPQDSVPLDFEIGKDYRSLIITGPNAGGKTVVLKTIGILTLAVMSGLHVAGKEGTELAVFDQVFVDIGDNQSIENALSTFSSHMKNISEIMGELTNNSLLLFDEIGSGTEPNEGAALAIAILEEFYQRGCITIATTHYGEIKRYSEIHSDFMNAAMQFNSETLEPKYKLMIGQSGESNALWIAKKMNVREKVLQKAKLYIDNKDYDLERVQESKIKKAKPTAIPKEASYEYEVGDKVKVSELNGYAIVYKKKDSYNNVVVLFEDTFKEVHASRLELEIKAVDLYPEGYDLNTLFVSYKERKLNHDLERGSKKALKNVAADIRKKLGE encoded by the coding sequence ATGAATACAATGACTTATGAAAAATTACAATATATCCAACTCAAGGAAATGGTGAAAAACCATTGCGTAAGCGGTTTAGGAAAAGCGTTATTGGATCAGCTTAAGCCGAGCAGCACTTTGAAAGTCGTAAAAAATCGTTTGAACGAGACAACGGAGGCAAGGAACTTACTGAATGCGGAAAGCCATATACCCTTGAAAGGCATTTCACATATTGGACTCCATATCGACAAACTGGAAAAAGGAATGATCTTGGAGCCGTCAGAGTTAGTGGCGATAGCAGACTTCTTAAGAGGCTGCAGGAATATCAAGAAATTCATGACCGATAAGGAGTTCTTTGCACCAACACTGAATTCCTATGCCCGCTCCATGACTGAATTCAGGAGCATTGAAGAAGAAATCCAATTCACCATAAAAGGAAATGCTGTCGTTTCCGAAGCAAGCAGGGACCTGAAACGGATCAGGAACCAAATCATCAAAACTGAAAGCAAAATAGAGGAACGGCTGAATAAGTTCTTGAAGAGCGGAGCCAATAAAGAGTTCATTCAGGAATTTTTCATCAGTAAAAAGGATGATCGTTACACCATCCCGATCAAAGCCTCCTATAAAAATCAAGTGGCCGGAACGATCGTGGAAGTATCTGCAAAAGGGGCTACCGTGTTCATCGAACCTGCTTCGGTGACGAAATTGAATGTAGAATTGGCCAGTTTAAAAGCGGAGGAATCGATGGAAGAGTATCAACTTTTGGCCACATTATCAGGAACGGTCTTCGAACAGCTGAAACCGATCAAGATAAACATCGAGTTAATCAGTCAATATGACATGATCTTCGCAAAAGCCAAGTTCAGTAAAAGCATGGATGCCATCGAACCGAAAATCAATGATCATGGCTATATTCAATTAAAGGGCTGTAAACATCCCCTTTTACCTCAGGACAGCGTACCTTTGGATTTTGAAATCGGTAAGGACTATCGCAGCTTGATTATTACAGGCCCTAATGCCGGGGGTAAAACAGTCGTCCTGAAAACGATCGGCATCCTTACATTGGCCGTCATGTCAGGGCTGCATGTTGCCGGGAAAGAAGGGACGGAGCTTGCCGTCTTCGATCAAGTATTCGTCGATATCGGTGATAATCAAAGCATCGAAAATGCACTGAGCACGTTTTCATCGCATATGAAAAACATCTCGGAAATCATGGGGGAATTAACCAATAACTCCTTACTGCTGTTCGATGAAATCGGGAGCGGAACAGAACCGAATGAAGGAGCCGCATTGGCGATCGCCATCCTTGAGGAATTTTATCAGAGGGGCTGCATAACCATTGCGACAACCCATTATGGTGAAATCAAGCGCTATTCGGAAATACACAGTGATTTCATGAATGCGGCCATGCAATTCAACAGTGAAACACTTGAGCCAAAATACAAGCTGATGATCGGTCAATCCGGGGAAAGCAATGCCCTCTGGATAGCAAAAAAAATGAATGTTCGTGAAAAGGTTCTGCAAAAGGCAAAGCTCTATATCGACAATAAAGACTACGACTTGGAGCGTGTCCAGGAAAGTAAAATCAAAAAAGCGAAGCCAACGGCCATTCCTAAGGAAGCATCTTATGAATATGAAGTCGGTGACAAAGTGAAGGTAAGCGAACTGAATGGATATGCAATCGTTTATAAGAAAAAGGATTCATACAATAATGTCGTCGTTCTTTTCGAAGATACCTTCAAGGAAGTTCATGCCAGTAGGCTCGAGCTGGAAATAAAAGCCGTCGATTTATATCCTGAAGGCTATGATCTCAATACTTTATTTGTCAGCTATAAAGAAAGGAAATTGAACCATGACTTAGAACGGGGATCGAAAAAGGCGCTAAAGAATGTAGCAGCGGATATCCGGAAGAAGCTTGGTGAATAA
- a CDS encoding ABC transporter ATP-binding protein, whose product MALFTLQDISVAYNKQNILKDFNLEIEKGKLVSLLGPSGCGKTTTLRLIAGFLQANEGKFLFKEKDYTKVPVNKRNFGFVFQNYALFPHLSIFDNIAFGLRLRKNSKSEIEKKVMNVLEIVNLKGFEKRYPQELSGGQKQRVAIARALVIEPDILLFDEPLSNLDANLRVNMRVEIRRIQQELGITTVYVSHDQEECFSISDQVAIMNKGIIEQLSDPATIYKYPETKFVADFIGFKNFIDFDKRTDHQGKIELNKSGYSFVLHKDAQMTNTTGKIGAIRPDDLLIREKDNTGAVQENSLSGRVKVSTYLGRSYQYVVETPIGDFTVNKEMAESYRTGQEIILEIPKNQMVLVD is encoded by the coding sequence ATGGCTTTATTCACTTTACAAGATATATCTGTAGCATATAACAAACAGAATATATTAAAAGATTTCAATCTTGAGATTGAAAAAGGGAAACTGGTATCCCTTCTTGGCCCGAGCGGCTGTGGGAAAACGACGACCCTGCGTTTAATTGCCGGGTTTTTACAGGCGAACGAAGGGAAGTTTTTATTCAAGGAAAAGGACTATACGAAAGTGCCCGTCAACAAGCGGAATTTTGGCTTTGTGTTCCAAAACTATGCATTATTTCCGCATTTGTCGATATTCGATAATATTGCATTCGGTCTTCGTCTGAGAAAGAATTCTAAAAGTGAAATTGAAAAAAAAGTAATGAATGTACTCGAAATCGTTAATTTAAAAGGGTTTGAAAAGAGATATCCCCAAGAGCTTTCCGGAGGGCAAAAGCAGCGGGTTGCGATTGCCAGGGCGCTGGTGATTGAACCGGACATCTTATTATTTGACGAGCCATTGAGCAATCTTGATGCCAACTTAAGGGTGAATATGAGGGTCGAGATTCGCCGTATCCAACAAGAGCTGGGGATTACAACGGTATATGTTTCCCATGACCAGGAAGAATGCTTTTCGATATCCGACCAGGTGGCGATCATGAATAAAGGGATCATCGAGCAGCTTAGTGATCCTGCGACCATTTACAAATATCCTGAAACCAAATTTGTCGCAGACTTCATCGGCTTCAAGAACTTCATTGACTTCGATAAGCGGACAGATCATCAAGGTAAAATTGAACTGAACAAATCCGGATACTCATTTGTGCTGCACAAGGATGCACAAATGACCAATACAACGGGAAAAATAGGCGCCATCAGGCCGGACGATCTGTTGATCAGGGAAAAAGATAACACTGGAGCTGTTCAGGAAAATAGTTTATCTGGCCGGGTTAAGGTAAGTACCTATCTGGGAAGAAGCTATCAATATGTCGTTGAAACTCCAATAGGGGATTTCACCGTGAACAAGGAAATGGCGGAATCCTATCGGACGGGTCAGGAAATCATCCTTGAAATTCCGAAAAACCAGATGGTGCTTGTTGACTAG